Genomic window (Bacillus pumilus):
CAGGAGCACTAGAGCTACGCTATCAAGTGGAACCATCTACAGGGATTAAAGACATTTTTGAAAATGGATCACAATATGCATTTGAATGTGCCACGGCAATTGTCATCGTATTTTATATGGGGGTCCTGCAAACGGTGGGAGAAGAGAAGTTTAATCGAAGACTTCGCAGCTTAACGCTTTATGACTGGCACTATGATACATTGTCGATTTATACAGAGCGTGGGAATGACTTTATTTATGGAGATTGCTTATATTTTGAAAATCCAGAGTTTAGCTATCAGCAGTCACAGTGGCGCGGGGAAAATGTGATTTACTTAGGTGAAGATCAATATTACGGACATGGACTTGGGATTTTAACAGCAGCAGAAATAATCGATAAATTGAATAAGAGAAGACGGCCAGGTGCTGTTCAATCTGCTTATCTACTGCCGCAGACTACCCGGATGGATGTGATTTATCTTAGGCAAATGTTTGGTAGCTAAAAAAAGCCTCTTGTCTATTGGTTATGACAAGGGGCTTTTGTATGCCTTGCGTTTATGATAATCTTGCAGCGTGCCAAGCATCGTGTTCGCAAGGATCTCCATTTTTTCTAAGTCTTTTCTAGTGACTGGCGGATCGTGCCGGCTCCATTTTACGTAACGAACAAAATAGTAGTGTCGAATGGGCGTAAGGACGGCAGGAGAGTGTGGGAATTCATCAAACCAACATTCAATTTGTCCTTTTTTACGGTATGAATGTTTTAAGATGTCCATCCTGTCACACCACCTAGCATGATTTTATATGCGCGTCAGTTCGTGCATAATCTCTTCAACGGTTAAAATGGAGTGAATACGGCCAACACCCTGTCCTGCCCAAAGAGCCATTTGATCAGGGTTCCCTGCGGCAGCAGCGGCTTTTCGCATCGGTGTCGTCCATACATGCTGAACTGGATAAGGAAGCACCCTCTCTTCATTTTTTCTTTCTTCCTCCATCCATTCGTTCACAATTCCTCTTGCTCTTTTCCCTGAAAAAAGCCTTGTGATCTTGGTTTCACTGCTTTCCGCCTGCAAAATCGCCTTTTTGTATACGTCTGCTGCTGCACTTTCCTGGCTGGCTAAAAATCTTGTGCCGATTTGAACCGCATCCGCTCCAAGCGCTAGAGCGGCTTTCACTCCTGCTCGATCTGTGATCCCGCCTGCAGCAATCAATGGTACTCGGCAGAGCGGCTTGACATCGGTTATCAGACTAAAAAGTCCCAAGAGGGCATCTCCTCTTGAAGGTAAAAAGGTACCACGATGTCCCCCTGCTTCGCTTCCTTGCAGAACAATGGCATCCATTCCTTTCTCCTCTAAAAGCAGTGCCTCCTCTTTTGTTGTGGCGGTTCCAATTAAAAGAATCCCCTTTTGTTTGAAGCGTTGAATGGTTTGTTCATTTGGACAAGCGAAAGTAAAGGAAACGACCGGTACTTCTTCTTCCAGAAGAATGTTGATTTTCTGTTCAAAATCACCCCACAGTGCTTCTTCGCTTGGCATACGATCAGCTGGCGGATATGCAGGCAGCCGCTTTTCCCAAAACGCTACGTCTTCTTTTTTGGGTTCAGAAATTGGCTCTGGAACAAACACATTGACCTGAAACTGGCGGGGTGTCAGCTGTTTGACCTGTTTGATTTGCTGCCTCATATTGTCAGGCTGCACATACCCACTTGCCAAGCTGCCAAGTCCCCCGTACTGTGAAACAGTGGCTGCCAGCTGCGGTGTCACAGCTCCTCCGGCCATTGGCGCTTGGATGATTCCATATTCGATTTGCAATAATGTCGTGATATCCCCCATTTATTTCCCCCATTTCTTTTGTCGTTTCTATAAAACCATACCCTTTTTATGCGAAACAAATCTCTGCCTATCCGAAGAAATTTCTCTTACCTAAAGTTTACCAAGCAAAAAAACCTCGTCAAGCGCTACGAGGTTTTTAGGAGAAATGAACCTTCTTGATTTCAATGGTTCGAATATGGTGATCTTCTGCATCTATGATGGTAAATTTACAGCCTTCTGCTTCAATCGTATCCCCAATCTCAAAATCAAATTTATGCGTCATCATCCAGCCGGCAATTGTATCAACATCATCATTCTCAATGGCTAAATCCAATAAATCATTCACTTCATCAATCAAGGCTTTCCCATCCATTACATAGTGGAAATCACCTTTTTTAACGATGTGAGGGGTTTCATCTTGATCATATTCGTCTCGAATTTCGCCCACAATTTCCTCTAATATGTCCTCTACTGTGACAAGTCCGGCTGTTCCTCCATATTCGTCTACGAGCACCGACATATGAATTCGTTCCTTTTGCATCAAAATGAGCAATTCTTGAATAGGAGTGCTTTCAATCACCCGAATGACCGGACGCATTAAGTCTTCAATCGTCACATCTTGATTTAAAAAGCTCGCCTTG
Coding sequences:
- a CDS encoding NAD(P)H-dependent flavin oxidoreductase — encoded protein: MGDITTLLQIEYGIIQAPMAGGAVTPQLAATVSQYGGLGSLASGYVQPDNMRQQIKQVKQLTPRQFQVNVFVPEPISEPKKEDVAFWEKRLPAYPPADRMPSEEALWGDFEQKINILLEEEVPVVSFTFACPNEQTIQRFKQKGILLIGTATTKEEALLLEEKGMDAIVLQGSEAGGHRGTFLPSRGDALLGLFSLITDVKPLCRVPLIAAGGITDRAGVKAALALGADAVQIGTRFLASQESAAADVYKKAILQAESSETKITRLFSGKRARGIVNEWMEEERKNEERVLPYPVQHVWTTPMRKAAAAAGNPDQMALWAGQGVGRIHSILTVEEIMHELTRI
- a CDS encoding protein-glutamine gamma-glutamyltransferase yields the protein MIILSGQPVTNEQLASFQLEGQKRIILMQLQASNVMYRYRQASDLLFEVTLRSNIMNAARDLNKSGASFAIFQRSRANDAFWRVSEAGALELRYQVEPSTGIKDIFENGSQYAFECATAIVIVFYMGVLQTVGEEKFNRRLRSLTLYDWHYDTLSIYTERGNDFIYGDCLYFENPEFSYQQSQWRGENVIYLGEDQYYGHGLGILTAAEIIDKLNKRRRPGAVQSAYLLPQTTRMDVIYLRQMFGS